In Poecile atricapillus isolate bPoeAtr1 chromosome 12, bPoeAtr1.hap1, whole genome shotgun sequence, one DNA window encodes the following:
- the ALG13 gene encoding putative bifunctional UDP-N-acetylglucosamine transferase and deubiquitinase ALG13 yields MKSVFVTVGTTSFDELIAAAGSPPALQALRSRGYQKLVLQVGRGALPQAQPSSSSAVAVEVFRFKDSLAEELQRADLVISHAGAGSCLETLEKGKPLIVVINDKLMDNHQLELAKQLHRDGCVLYCNCSTLVETLQSMDLSALKPFPPGQPEKFASFLDKVLGLQ; encoded by the exons ATGAAGTCCGTGTTCGTCACGGTGGGCACCACCAGCTTCGACGAGCTGATCGCCGCCGCCGGCTCCCCGCCCGCGCTGCAG GCGCTGCGGAGCCGCGGGTACCAgaagctggtgctgcaggtggGCCGGGGCGCGCTGCCCCAGGcgcagcccagcagcagctcggCCGTGGCGGTGGAAGTGTTCCGCTTCAAGGACTCgctggctgaggagctgcagagggcagATCTGGTCATCAGCCACGCAG GTGCTGGTAGCTGCCTGGAGACTctagagaaaggaaaaccacTAATAGTAGTAATAAATGACAAACTGATGGATAACCATCAGCTTGAGCTGGCCAAACAGCTCCACAGAGATGGCTGTGTCCTCTACTGTAACTGCAG CACTCTTGTGGAGACACTGCAGTCAATGGACTTGTCAGCTTTGAAACCTTTTCCTCCTGGACAGCCAGAAAAGTTTGCTTCATTCTTGGATAAAGTTCTTGGGTTGCAATAA